The sequence GGTAATCCGGCAGAAGTTAAGGAGCAGCTTGAAAGATTGGTTGCAGCTTGTCAGCCAGACGAACTCCTCTTTATACCCTTGGTTTCAGGGATTGACAACCGCTTGAAAACTATCGAATTATTAGCACGAATTGTAGAAAGTGAGACACTATGAAAAAAATTGCCAACTACCTCTGGGTAGAAAAAGAAGATGCTATTTACACTATCCGCATGACCGCAGAGTTGCAGGATGATGTCGGTACACTTGGTTTTGTTATTTTTTCCGACAAGGAAGTCTTGGAAGTCAATGATGAGATTCTCAATCTAGAAGCCTCAAAAACAGTTATGGCTATCCTGACCCCTATTGCAGGTCGGGTGGTAGAGCGCAATACGGCTGCTCTGGAACAACCAACCCTGCTCAATTCGGAAAAACCAGAGGAAAACTGGTTGATTCGCTTGACCGATGTGTCTGAAGAAGCCTTTTTAGCACTTGAAGATGCCTAAGGAAGAGCTACTGGGCTTGCTGACGGCTATGATTGCCATCTTGCAGGCAGAGAAGGGTGAGTCGCAGTCGGCGGAGCTAAAATTGGCTAGTCTTGAAGAGGCTCTTCCGATTTGGAGAGCTTTGGTCAATCAACGGCCAGCGGGACCGATTGGGGCGGACTATCTGGCAGCGGAGGCGGCCTTTCTAGCCGCCTATCATGAGGAACATATTCAGGATGTGTCAGTCTGTCAGCCGACG is a genomic window of Streptococcus sp. 29896 containing:
- a CDS encoding glycine cleavage system protein H; protein product: MKKIANYLWVEKEDAIYTIRMTAELQDDVGTLGFVIFSDKEVLEVNDEILNLEASKTVMAILTPIAGRVVERNTAALEQPTLLNSEKPEENWLIRLTDVSEEAFLALEDA